TTTTTCCTAATTTCTACCCAATACAATAACACACTTGAAGCTTGGTGTTTGCAATGGAGCATTTTCATCATTGGACCATAATTGGACTTCTTTTTTGGGCTTTTAAACACTTGCATCAAACTAGCCCAAAATGTACTCAAAAAGTGGTACTCAACTATAAAGAGAGTGATTCAAAATGGAAGTCCATGGATCCAAAACTACTCATTTATGCTTGTGGACCTTGTTCATAATATATAGGAAAAATAGtctaattacacaaatatttctatcatatttactaatttttttcaatagtttgaaataaggatatattgtttcactaattaataatttttataccaGATATCAACTCAAATATACCTAGATGTATTTTTGCCATCAGATTCACTctgaaatacaaatacataggTAAAGAGGCGAACAAGAGAGGGAAAGAGGAGAGTGGCTAGTGAGATAGGAGGGAGATGAGCGAGAGAGTCAATGTATCTCAGATACGTATGtaaatcacactagatacatgtatgtGTATAACAAAGTCTTCTAAAACTTTTGTTAGtaccaaaattattaaaatatgttGAGTATGTGACAAAGTCTTGTCATGTTTGGACATGTTATATATTGATCAAGTAATGCTACAAATTAATTAGAACCATACAACTATGCCCAAAAGTGTGATTCTTCCAAAACTACAAATTATGAGACTTcttgtttgtcttttttttgGACAAACGTGCAGTGTTGGTCAATGTCAACTGGACTTTTAAACCATATTTTAGCATATAGGAGTAATACATTTGTCTATACGATTTTAGAAGTCAAcaacttgttttttttatttgagccaagggtttttaaaaataatttgtctaTCTTCTATGTAGGGACAAAATTCACCTACAAATCATTCTCCTCAATTTCACTTGTGAAATTAcgctaaatatattattattgttaatcGTTTGTtttctcatttcattttttttctgtgGCCAAACCAAAATTACGACATGGACTATATTACataattttgttgttgaagatatttATCTTGCTTTTCGAATTCGTTTCATCCTGATTTCATCTACTGAAAAAGAAAGCTCCTTAATCATCTATAGAGATTTTTTTGAAAGTATTAACATAATTATTATCATTAGCAATTGTCTAAATAGATTATCTTTTTTGGCAAGAAAATGAGTTTTACGCCgttcatataaaaagaaaaaagaaaaattattataaagtcAAATGCTCTTGGATGAGTAGTTGAAATCCACAATTATggattttaattattcttttctatttttgcttttatTGATTAATATGATCTACAACTCTTATTTGGTATTCAACCATTAAAAGGTACAATTTGAAGTGATGAGTTGACAAAGCTCGGCTCGGATTGAGGCAACTAGAGATTCTAAAATTCGAATTacttatttttgaaaagttttatAGTTTGTAAAGTTgtatatataacaaaatataaaaatgtgtttaaTAGCTTGATATAGAAGGAGGCGATCGTATGCTTGGTggtaattattttgatataatgcttaattagttaattatatgttttcatGATGTTATGATTCTGCTATATACTAGATGATTTTATGTATTTGACTAAACTTGAGCATAAGTATGTTCCTATGCACTTCATGTAGGGGCGGAGGTAACCTTGCTCGAGGGGTGTCAAGCGNAGTTTTACGCCgttcatataaaaagaaaaaagaaaaagtattataaagTCAAATGCTCTTGGATGAGTAGTTGAAATCCACAATTATggattttaattattcttttctatttttgcttttatTGATTAATATGATCTACAACTCTTATTTGTTATTCAACCATTAAAAGGTACAATTTGAAGTGATGAGTTGACGAAGCTTGGCTCGGATTGAGGCAAGTagagattttaaaattatttttgaaaagttttatAATTTGTAAAGTTgtatatataacaaaatataaaaatgtgtttgATAGCTTGACACAGAAGGAGGCGATCGTATGCTTGGTGGTAATCATTTTGATATAATgcttaattagttaattatatgttttcatgatattatgattatgctaTACAATGGCGGAGGCGGGAATTCTATCAAGGgggtttaaataaaaaaaatgttgccTGGAATCGAACCCGTGACCCAAAGCTCACATAGGCTGAATCCTGACCCCCATAAACCATTGAGCTACTCCTTTGACATATGCACAGGgggttcaattttaaatatatacacatacacaaaaaaattgatcttatatatctagtgtaattttttttccgaGGGGGGTCGGATGACCCCTCTGGACACACTATAGATCCGCCCCTGATGCTATATACTAGATGATTTTATGTATTTGACTAAACTTGAGCATAAGTATGTTCCTATGCACTTCATGTAGGGGCGGAGGTAACCTTGCTCGAGGGGTGTCAAGCGTTACTCCTTTACTGACATATTACATTGTATAGataagttaaattttatttatttttatttaaaatatatatatataagtgttgATGCCTCTTGATAGTTGATAGCAGAAGGTTTAGTGCAGTGGTTAAAGGGTTGCGAAGGTTTTTTGAGATCATGTGTTCTAAACCTCAACTATAAATCATGTTTGAGCGGGACGGAGTCATGTAGggtaaagaaatgaaaaatcatatttatcatcaaaatttttgtatatatatatatatatatatatagatattgaaTCATCATTTTTTCGTatgtttacttttttatattttattttttttattgaaaattctgaCTTCGCTACTCTATCTATCCGATGATTATTCATCTACAAATTGATTCATCCAAGAATGGGTCACTTGGAGTTACCTAATCCTAATTACTTTATAGTATAATTAAACTTCAAAACAAAGTTTTTAGTGTAGTACtctaagatgtcatctataGAAACAAAATACCTAAAGTAATTAAAAGGCTGCTATCACATCAACGTAGTCCGTGCATGACATCAAATTCATCTAACAATTTTCATGTGGACGTTGGAGTCGTCAAACAATAagaaaaattcaagaatataggTTTACACACCATGAATTGAACGTGGTACATTCGGAGGTGGATTTAGAATTTGAGATTAATAGAGGCACTATTAATCTAAAGCTACAAAAATGTTGGGAAAAttataccaattggattcagaATGTGAGAATCATTTGTGCATTTTGTGTCAATAAATAATTCAGTCATCCGACCTTTTTGAATGATGATgtcaattaaaatatatacctcatatttaaaatatatacatatattttttttgaggtTTTCGGGGCACGCAGCCCTCCTACTTTAGGGGTAGATCCGTCTCTTAGTTCCAATTATTTTAGTaatagattcaaaatttaaatgttGATTTTCAGTTTAAGGGAGTAAATTTCGAAATGTtaatataactttatttatacttattttctacatatacaaaatttgataatttGAATGTGCTACTAATTTATCTTATAATTGTATTTAGAGATAATCGTACATTTTAATTATACGGATTAAAGTGACGATCAACTAAAGTATAGTCAAATGTCCTTTCAGACAAATTGCTCAAATTATATTCAATTGTTAGAGAATTCACTCGTTTTTTTCTTAATGTttctaaaaaaacaattaagcGGTTAATACATCATAATCAATAGTACATATAGTTGAATCTTTCCTAATCCCTATTCTATTGTAAACTAATGTAAAGGagcatttatttttttaaaaagccaTCTAGTAGAGAATATTTCCCCATTTAATAGAATTTATGctatacaaaatttgaattaattggtacctaaaaaatagatataaaacaTCCGATAAGACTAACAAAATATATACTTTCCTCGTCTTATATTAGTTGTCTACGTcattaataattatttcaaattacttgtcaatttacaaattaaaactaaaatagaataaatattttttttcctattctaATCTTACAACTAAATAAGCTTGTAAAGTTCTAAAAAAGTTTCTTAACAAGCAAATAAGtagaaatatcttttttatttatgatttttaaggaGTGTATACAAAGAGAAAATGAGCAACTAATATGTGATTGTACAATCAACATGGATTCTGTGGTGTAATAATAGGACCGTAAGAATACTCAACTCTTAATCAAAGATTTCAAATTCGAGTCAATATGTAATATGATCGTAcaagtggaagaaaaaaaataattattctcaCATATGAGTtgccttttttttgttttttgctcATTGATTTTCCACCTACACAAGTCACAAGTAATGGTCCTAAGATTCAAGCAAACACATTAAATTTCTGAGCTACTATAAATGACTACTATGCACCAATTTGATGAAATCAAGACAATCTTTGACTATTGAATAAAGCCAACTTCTCTTGAAAAACTCACATGCACTACAATCCAACAAGTGTAAAAGTTTACCAGGTGTTTtcattgacttttaaaaaaaaattcaatcaaaaaatttgataagataaataaaatttcttcattcttaaaaaaaaaaaagaagaaaaaaaaaaaagaaaactcaaattgaaaattttgaaagttttttttttctcgaaaTGAATCTTATGcgatacaaatttaaattaatcagaaCTTTAATAGGTATCAGatatttaataacaattattaaaaaatgattatgatTAGATAAAGATTAGTTGTCTCTTTTCAACAACTTTCCTATAAAGGATTAAGTAAAGATGTATTTGCTTAGATCTTTCTAGATAACAAAAATTATGTTTTGGTGAACAACTTTCCTATGATGTGTCAACTGAGTCCTTGTTTGGCCACAcacaattaaagaaataattattttgccaATTCAATTCTATTCACTATAATAATCTTTTAAAAGCcaacttaaataaataattaaataaatccaCTAGTTATTTGTTTCTTTCCAAGCTCCTTCTATCATAAGAAAAGTTCTACCAACCACGGTTATAGTAGAGTTGTAATTACTCATTCATCTTTAGTCATAAGTCTCAGGCTCGAGTTCCCTTGAATATGAAATCTACTTTGTTAGGAAGCACTTTACCAAATGTAGAATTTTTCGAGgcgaatttgaatttaatcggCTCCAATATGAATATCGTaccccaaaataaaaaataaaataaaaagttttaattttttttgtaaaatattacTGTTACGTAAAAGTACGTATCataaactatatttttcaaatttgttgGTACGTTAATTTATGTTGATAGAATCCTCCTTCTGAGTTCTGACTTTTTATTACTATGAGATGtcattaataattaattgttgaaaatataaatatataagaataaaataattgcaTAGGCATAACCCTAGTGTTTAAAATATGGtcaaaataaaagggaaaagcCAGCAAATGTGGAGACTTTTTCAACGTTTTGGCCAATTACTACTAGAAAAAGTAAACGAACTGAGCTACTTTCACAACTGTATGTCATGTATAGTACACAAATTATTACATTCACGATTTAAAATTAGTGAGTTCAACGTTTTGAATTCGTCGAAAATACggattcaaaatttcatttatttttatttgttcattgtactataaatatattcatactTTTACTTATCACTTGAAATATATTTagagaaaaacatatttttttccctCACATTTTACtcttaacattaattatttaaatttcaaattatttttcaagatatgAGACTAAACATTaatcaatacaaatattatGGTTAAACAGccatatcaattattatttcttaaatttaattcCAAAACTTAACTCTAATTATATATCACCTAATCACGTGTACTAAATTAAAGTAACCAAACAATCCCTAAAGCATATGTAAATTCAAACCGAACAAGCAAAAATGAACCGATAGAATAGTATCCAAGGTTTTTCACATAAATGTTTAtgacatatataaaaataatgaattcaaatgGACTCGCTCCCATCAATCGCCTAAGGCGTAGGTAGAAATCTAGATACATAATTTGACCAAATTCAATAACTTTTGTTCAATCAATATACTCataagaaatttattaaatatgtacacATTAAATTCCAAACTCAATAATCAGCACTTGAAATCATCATTCTAAATTTCAGAACCACAGAGTTAcctagtactccctccgttcctatttagttgttcactttagaaatgacacacaaattaagacaacaatgattaacatagtgaagttacaattttacccttacattacaatttacaattccaaaataaattaactcaagataattaatcaatgttgggaagttcataagtttatttactttatttatgacaactttatttaaataagggtataataggaaaaaaattgttgtcctttcttgatttgtcaaaatagacaactaaaagaggaaatatggacaattaaatagggacggagggagtacatgtTACTAGTGAGAGGTGACAGGTATCCCGTGCGAAAGTTAACCCTGAAACCatggtcataaaaaaaaaaagatcagaACCTATAAGATTGAAATCTTAACTCTGCCTCTGCAATATACGTCAgcttatataaaatataattttcggTTTaggtaaggggtattttggtcatttGCAACAATATTTCTCTTGTAAATTAAAGAGCTTAAAATACCGGGAAAAATTAACTACTCCCCTTTTGAAAGTGTCAGCAAGAAAACCATATACCAAATCCAAGAAAGAGAGAGGAGTTTTTCAACAACAATGCTCAACATAAACcaaatttcttcttctcaatTTCAAAAAACTCTCTTTACAATATGGCTATCAATTTTTGCCTCTCTATGATTCtttatctcttcattttttacATTCTTTCATCAATTGTTCCAAATGTTTCATCTCAATCACAAAATGTAGaaactttctttccttttcctttgcCTAATCTTCTCCCTCCTCCTATTCCACCCGTTCAACGATCACCACCGCCGTCATCATCATCTCCTCCTCCGCTACTTCCACCGGCCCCCACTGATACGCTTGCGCCACCGCCTTCCGTGTCAACACCAGATACATCATCAAACAAGGCTGTTGGAACAGCTATTGGTGTGACTGCTGCTAGTACTGTTGTGTTATCTGcccttttgttctttttccttGTTAGGTACTCGAGGCGTAGGAGAAAGCAACAAGAAGGTAGCGCGATTGGTGATCCACGGGGTGGTGGTACTAGTGGTGCTGGTGCTGGGGTTGTTCAAGATCAATTCTTGAAATTTGAAGGGAATTTAAAAGGGGtgattgttgatgaaaatggaTTGGATGTGCTTTATTGGAGGAAATTGGAAAGTGGTGAACAGAGGAAAGAGagtttcaagaagaagaaggtgtTTGTTAATGCATTgagagatgaagaagaagagaagaggatGATCAGTCGAGGGGTAGGTGGACGGAAGAAATCAGATCATCCAATTCAAGAATTGCCTCTGCTTAGAGGCAAATCTTCAACTTCTCAAAGCCCTTCTTGGcttgatttggaaaataaacAACCAACTCCTGATGATGGGATTGTTTTTAAGCCTATGGAGAAACAAGAATCATCAAGTCAACTCGAATCACGAgctcctccaccaccaccaccaccaccagcaCCGCCATTGTCTGTATCAGCGATTCCAAAGCCGCCTGgtccaccaccaccaccgccACCAGGACTAAAGAAAGGCCCTCCACCACCTACTCATCCTAGTGGATTGCCTTCATCATCAAGTGGAGGGTCTTCAGGAAGTGGAACTGATAAAGTGAAACTAAAGCCATTGCATTGGGATAAATTGAATGCTAATGTTGAGCATTCAATGGTCTGGGACAAACTCGATCGTGGATCGTTCAAGTAAACATCTTTTCATCTCTCCTTTTTGTGTTCCATATACATAATTTGTACTCAATCATTGTTTACCTTTCATGTAGGTTTGATGGAGATCTTATGGAGGCTTTATTTGGATGTGTTGCTACAAATAAAAAGCCCTCAGGAACAGAAAGTAGAGCTTTGAGTCCAAGAGCAGATATATCAGGTCCACCTTCTCAGATATTCATTCTTGAAACCAGGAAGTCACAGAATATTGCAATTGTACTCAGGTCTCTTGGTGTTACTCGTAAAGAGATTATCGATGCACTTGTCGATGGACAAGGTTTAAGTGTTGATACTCTAGAGAAACTCT
The DNA window shown above is from Solanum stenotomum isolate F172 chromosome 6, ASM1918654v1, whole genome shotgun sequence and carries:
- the LOC125867829 gene encoding formin-like protein 8; amino-acid sequence: MAINFCLSMILYLFIFYILSSIVPNVSSQSQNVETFFPFPLPNLLPPPIPPVQRSPPPSSSSPPPLLPPAPTDTLAPPPSVSTPDTSSNKAVGTAIGVTAASTVVLSALLFFFLVRYSRRRRKQQEGSAIGDPRGGGTSGAGAGVVQDQFLKFEGNLKGVIVDENGLDVLYWRKLESGEQRKESFKKKKVFVNALRDEEEEKRMISRGVGGRKKSDHPIQELPLLRGKSSTSQSPSWLDLENKQPTPDDGIVFKPMEKQESSSQLESRAPPPPPPPPAPPLSVSAIPKPPGPPPPPPPGLKKGPPPPTHPSGLPSSSSGGSSGSGTDKVKLKPLHWDKLNANVEHSMVWDKLDRGSFKFDGDLMEALFGCVATNKKPSGTESRALSPRADISGPPSQIFILETRKSQNIAIVLRSLGVTRKEIIDALVDGQGLSVDTLEKLCRIAPTKEEEAEVLAFEGDPTRLADAESFLFHILKAVPSAFTRFNAMLFRPNYGTEIQHHKEYLQTLELSCKELKAQRLFLKLLEAILKAGNRMNAGTSRGNAQAFKLTALRKLSDVKSMDGKTTLLHFVVQEVVRAEGKRCVLNRNQSMRRSNSQTTANSAIPTSKNTTENDETEKEYMMLGLPIVGGLSSAFSNVKKAAAIDYDLLSKTCSMLTAQISEIRTHLTQRDNVKGLFGKEMKKFLDAAEKEMKTVRDEQDRVIELVKKTTDYYQAGASDDKGWQPLQLFAIVKDFLEMVDKVCVEITRNMQKKKPLVAVGGSLSPGMENSRAVRFPKLPANFLSDISKSSSSSDSSDDS